The Tachypleus tridentatus isolate NWPU-2018 chromosome 5, ASM421037v1, whole genome shotgun sequence genome includes a window with the following:
- the LOC143250816 gene encoding alpha-1A adrenergic receptor-like produces the protein MAVNLTVYPHLSGSPTNTQVVKTGLDNDDVVSWNGVSRLILFSAIATGGSMGGIFVISSVTVIEPLQVRGNIYLVNLALANLLVTALVMPASCVAILASIPNDPAICNFQWQATVLCFLVSINSFMFMAVESFLGLGNTVNYELCCTKNRIVFVLTLIWTTSIGFVVAQEITGFGPSFCDPSAPVWMPYHAITGSFLVVLPVLIAVWYFTRSIFKLKNFKLQVEILEDPTAYVLTDEYLLKSNIVVFTLMLVMWMPCVIVATISTVRPVAQHLLDSSWWAALSNSCIYSYFYAATNRDFREAFNKLFYYCCCKSHVSFSRRQRPDSRRVKGDSIGLRVHIIPGLNIYAQRKETSKDNSRNYQSKCGKGISDL, from the coding sequence ATGGCAGTAAATCTGACAGTGTATCCTCATTTGTCAGGATCACCAACCAACActcaagtggttaaaacaggtctGGACAATGATGACGTAGTCAGTTGGAATGGAGTGTCTAGACTCATCCTTTTTTCGGCTATTGCAACAGGGGGCAGCATGGGGGGTATTTTTGTCATCAGCTCAGTAACCGTAATAGAACCATTACAGGTACGAGGAAACATTTACTTGGTTAACTTGGCTCTTGCTAACTTATTGGTTACCGCCCTTGTGATGCCAGCTTCGTGTGTAGCCATCTTAGCGTCCATTCCAAATGATCCTGCGATCTGTAATTTCCAGTGGCAGGCTACAGTCCTCTGTTTTCTTGTATCAATTAATTCTTTTATGTTTATGGCTGTGGAGAGTTTTCTTGGACTGGGAAATACAGTCAACTACGAGCTCTGTTGTACAAAAAacagaattgtttttgttttaacccTCATTTGGACGACATCCATTGGTTTCGTGGTGGCTCAAGAGATCACAGGGTTTGGACCATCTTTTTGTGACCCCTCTGCACCAGTCTGGATGCCTTACCATGCTATTACTGGATCTTTCCTTGTTGTTTTACCTGTTCTGATAGCTGTTTGGTATTTTACGAGATCCATCTTTAAGCTGAAGAACTTTAAGCTTCAAGTAGAAATTCTGGAGGATCCAACCGCCTATGTTCTAACGGATGAGTACCTGCTGAAAAGCAACATCGTGGTTTTTACCTTGATGCTGGTGATGTGGATGCCATGTGTAATAGTGGCAACCATCAGCACCGTTCGTCCTGTAGCCCAGCATCTGTTAGACAGCTCCTGGTGGGCAGCCCTCAGCAATTCTTGTATCTACAGTTATTTTTACGCAGCTACTAACCGAGATTTCCGGGAAGCCTTCAACAAACTCTTCTACTACTGCTGTTGCAAGAGTCACGTGAGTTTTTCTAGAAGACAGCGTCCTGATTCTAGACGTGTTAAAGGTGACAGTATAGGCCTTCGGGTGCACATCATTCCTGGTCTGAACATCTACGCGCAGAGAAAAGAGACGTCAAAGGACAACAGTCGGAATTACCAGTCTAAATGTGGAAAAGGCATAAGTGATTtgtga